The proteins below are encoded in one region of Ricinus communis isolate WT05 ecotype wild-type chromosome 6, ASM1957865v1, whole genome shotgun sequence:
- the LOC8259282 gene encoding pentatricopeptide repeat-containing protein At3g53170, giving the protein MHPHPISYTNLYWSYSISTPPTIHLIKVLKERNFHSDPPILGIHSSNLSSDLIPVGPKRHTKKELSRFLRTDAAIKAIEQKADSSKYNRLWPKAVLEALDDAIKERRWKSALKIFELLRKQHWYEPRCQTYTKLLMMLGKCRQPEEARLLFEVMQTEGLRPTIDVYTALVSAYGESGLLAKAFSTVDEMKSVSDCKPDVYTYSVLINICTKLHRFDLIGRILSEMSYLGVECSTVTFNTIINGYGKAKMFREMENSLTNMIEIGNSVPDLFTFNSVIGAYGNSGRIEKMEKWYNEFQLMGISPDIKTFNILIKSYGKAGMYEKINSVIEFMKKRFFPPTVVTYNIIIETFGRAGDIENMDEYFKTMKHLGMKPNAITYCSLVSAYSKAGLLMKVNSILRQVENSDVVLDTTFFNCIINAYGQAGDVDKMAELFLEMRERECMPDNVTFATMIQAYRGQGMTEAAQALEKMMLAAKGNSGGTWMIEA; this is encoded by the exons ATGCACCCGCATCCAATCTCTTACACGAACTTATATTGGTCATACTCCATCTCTACACCACCCACCATCCATTTGATAAAAGTCCTCAAAGAACGAAACTTTCATAGTGACCCACCAATTCTTGGTATTCATTCATCCAACTTGAGCTCTGACCTGATTCCAGTGGGCCCTAAGAGGCATACTAAGAAGGAGTTGTCTCGGTTTCTGAGGACGGATGCTGCTATAAAGGCTATAGAGCAAAAGGCTGACTCGAGTAAGTATAATAGGCTTTGGCCTAAGGCTGTCTTGGAGGCTCTTGATGATGCTATAAAGGAAAGGCGCTGGAAATCTGCTCTTAAG ATTTTCGAGCTTCTTCGTAAACAACACTGGTATGAGCCAAGATGCCAAACATACACAAAGTTGTTGATGATGCTTGGTAAGTGCAGGCAACCTGAGGAGGCTAGGCTGCTTTTTGAGGTCATGCAGACTGAAGGCCTCCGACCCACTATTGATGTTTATACTGCTCTTGTTAGTGCTTATGGAGAAAGTGGCCTACTTGCCAAGGCATTTTCAACTGTTGATGAAATGAAATCAGTCAGTGACTGTAAACCAGATGTATATACCTATTCTGTCCTAATAAATATTTGCACTAAGCTCCATCGCTTTGACCTGATTGGAAGAATTCTTTCTGAGATGTCATATCTGGGAGTTGAATGCAGCACCGTCACATTCAACACTATTATCAATGGATATGGTAAGGCTAAAATGTTTCGAGAAATGGAGAACTCACTGACAAATATGATTGAAATTGGCAACTCAGTTCCAGATCTTTTCACATTTAATTCTGTCATTGGGGCTTATGGGAACAGTGGCCGAATCGAAAAAATGGAGAAGTGGTATAATGAATTTCAGCTAATGGGAATAAGCCCAGACATTAAGACATTTAATATCCTGATAAAATCATATGGAAAAGCAGGCATGTATGAGAAGATAAACTCTGTTATAGaatttatgaagaaaaggttctTCCCTCCAACTGTTGTcacttataatattattattgagaCATTTGGAAGGGCTGGTGACATTGAGAATATGGATGAGTACTTCAAAACAATGAAGCATCTGGGAATGAAGCCTAATGCTATTACCTATTGTTCTCTTGTTAGTGCTTATAGCAAAGCTGGACTTCTTATGaaggttaattcaattttaagaCAAGTAGAGAACTCTGATGTAGTACTAGATACCACTTTCTTTAACTGTATCATCAATGCCTATGGTCAGGCTGGTGATGTAGATAAAATGGCTGAATTGTTTCTGGAAATGAGGGAAAGAGAATGCATGCCTGACAATGTTACTTTTGCAACGATGATCCAAGCCTATAGAGGGCAAGGAATGACTGAAGCTGCTCAAGCTTTGGAAAAAATGATGCTTGCAGCAAAGGGAAACTCAG GAGGAACATGGATGATTGAAGCCTAG